The Prionailurus viverrinus isolate Anna chromosome B2, UM_Priviv_1.0, whole genome shotgun sequence genome contains the following window.
GGcgtggaggtgaggaggggcggAGAGTGGAGAGGTCCAGGGGAGCAAGGAGACTCCGGGGGCAGAGGGGAAATAGAGCTCCGCGGGAGGAGCGGGGCGCGCGTTTCAGCGCGGGCCGGGGAGGTCCTGGCTCCCCTCCCAGATCCGCTCGGGCCACGCCTCTCCGGCCCCCAGCCGCCACCCCTCCGCCCTGCACTCCGCCCCCAGGCAGGTCGGGGGGGAAATACCCTCCCTTGAGGACTTTCGGAACCCTGGCGTCCACCCCCACCCGTCCCGCCACCACCGCCTGCCTCTCCCACCGGCCGTGCCCGGGACCCTGGGTGCGGAGCACCGGCTCCACGACTCTGCTCTCCGGACCTTCGAGTCCTATGCCCGGGTCTCCGATCTCACGGAACCCTGACATAGCCGGCCATCCCCACCCAGCTCGGACCGCACAGACAATCTCGGCACAAAGAGGAGACAGCCCAAGGTCCTGGCTGGGGGCAGGAgcggggacagagggaggagacaccCCTTCCCCAAGTCTGAAGCCCCTCAGTCAACTCACTAGCCAGCGGGGTTCCCAGGGGAGGGGGTGCGGAGGAGCCTGGCGTccggagggaggaggagagaggaagaggaggagagtggGATTGAGGGAGATCCGGagacaggagggagggggggagggaaggaaaggaggaggagggaagacgGAGTAGAGGAGGAGGGACGGAGACAGAGACttgggggccgggcggggggcggcgACCGCTTTGTCTGAGGacaatggggaaagggaagggggcgcggggcggggcccgagggggcggggcctcgctCCAGAGACCCCGCTTGGGACTAGACTTTCCGACTGACCCCTTTCCCGCCGCAACCCCTGGCCCTTCGCTCTCTGTCTTCAGGACCctcaacccacccccaccccccagtagCCCTGGAGAACCTAGGTGTCCAGACCCTCGCCCCCAGCTCACAGACTCAAGCAGCGGCCCATGACTCAGGCCCCTCCAGGGACTTGGAGAGGAAGCAGCAGCTGCTGCGAGCCGGGCCCGCCCTTCCCATCTCCTGCCGCTCCTCCCCACTCTTTtgcctccccccggccccccaccccgaCAGCCTTTGTTACTGCGGGGTCCAGGGCCACCACCAGGCTGCGGTGGGTCTGTGGAGAGCCGGGGCGGCTGGAGAAGTGCTCAGAAGCCAACGACTTTGGAAACTGGTTCCCCCACCAGAGCCAATGCCccactctctagcttcatcctgTCTTCCATGGGTCCCCTGGTCTGCAGTGGGAAAATTGGGGAATTTGGAGGAAGGGGGACCGGGGAGATGGGGGTGGGTCTGCCGGAACGGTCGCCGCCCAGCTGTCGCCAGAGGGCGCGGTGGCTGCCCAGACTCGAGTTTGGCGTGCCCTGGCTCCGCTTGCCTTCCGTCCCAAAGTTAGCCCTCTGGCTAGAGAAGACACTGACAGACTACATGGCATATGTAGAAAAAAaggctgaattttatttttctgctgcgCGTGTTCCTCGGGAGAACAGAAGAGCGGAAGGATCCTCTCAACTAGGTTAGAGGACAGAGCCAGGGACAGGGCCTAAAGAGGCCAGTGGGGCAGGCACTACCATCAAACCTGCAGACTCTGCTCCTAGGAAGGGAagctggaggagaaggagatCCCTGAGGCACAGAATCAAGTAACAGTGGGAGGGAAGTGGTCAGGCCCACCATTCTTCCTTTATAAGGAGGTTCttgaggcaggtgggtgggaggggaagggggggatcAAGCCCTAAACTGTGAGGAGACATAAGTTTCCCACCTCCTTTTCCTGGCTGGTGAGAAGATCTTGGAGGTCCAGTGGTTGAAACTCAAAATTTAGGGTATGGAGCTGGGCCCAAGGAGTGGAGGCTCAAACAAGGGAAGGGACAGCCCCTTCAGTCCATAGATTTGGGCCTCTGGTCTGAAGCAGCCAGGGCCTGGATGTTAAAGGAGAGGAAGTGCAGGGCTTGGAACCAAGAGGGCTTGGAACCTCTTCACTCAGCCTCACCTTCCTGGGGCCGGGAGAGCAGGTTGAGTTTTCTTTGTAACTGGGCCCGGAGGTAGCGGAGGTCTTGCTGGTCAAGTCCGTGAGCCAGGCCCAGGTAGAGTGTAAGGAGGAGAGCAAGGAGGAGGCGGTCAGTGCCCAGGGTGGGCACCACCCACAGCACTGTCAGCAACTCCACACAGACTGGGTGGCGCAAGTGGGAGAAGAGTCTCAGAGCCCGGGGAGACTTCAGGGCCAGAGGCTCACCCAGCCCCAGCACATGGTAGTATACCTAGGAGGGAGAACAGCTTAGAAATGAAGTCAAACCCTTTTTGCAACTTAGCcacctctttcctccctttgGAGGAAACTTCCCCTTCTATAACTCAGGCCTAAGAACCACCCTTCTGAGACCTGGACTCCTGATTCTCATCTCTGCTAGGCCCAGGAGGCCTATGGTTTCTGACCTTTGAGGGAAAGCTGAGGGGAGACtcttttataagaaaaggaagtagGTGAGGGAGTTGAAAGAAGAGGAAGGTGGAAGAgcatgggaggaggaggaggagggaaatccTTGAAAGGGAAAGAGGCATTCTAGAGGGAATCAGAGGTCTCAGGTAGGAATCTGGGAGCCTCACCTGTTTGAGGCCCATGAGCTCGGCGTAGTCAAAGACGAGAAGGATGCTGAAGATGAGGAGCCAGGCTATGACGTGGAGCacaaagcagaggaggggcacccaggtggcccatgGCTCAGCTCGAGCCTCCCACAACACAGGGCCTCTGGGTACAGGTTCCCAGTACCGCATCACCAACTGGGAAAGGATGAGGGGCTGGGTATCTCAGCAGCCTACCCTTGAAAGACCTAGACCCagaggctgcccccaccccaggctggccTGCAGTTCTCCCCACCTCTACCATGAGCATCATAAACAAAAATTCACCATGTGGAGCATCCCATGTGGGGTCCCAAGGATGTAAGGATAACCTGTATCTACCCTGAGGACTTAAGAGAACAGACGGGGGTGACCAGATAGGTACATAAAGTAGCCTGTGCCAAGCACACACTGAGAAAACAAATGTGTACTAACTGGGAAGCCTCCTCTTGAGACCTCAAGAAGTGATTCTGAAGAAAGGGTAGGACTGAAAGAGGTGTCACCAAAGGGATCTCAAGCAGAACAACATGAACAAAGTTGCAAAGGTAAGAATGCACATATGGTACTTGGGGAATGAGGAGTGGTACACCATTCTTGATAAGAAGAAGGATATGTGCTGTGGAGGAATGGAAGCTGAGATTAGAGTCCTAAACACCCTAAATTCCCCTAAACCCACATTTTATCAGAAGGCTAAGGTCCTTGCCCCTTCAACTGAGGGCACCCTTCTCACAGATTGTTTCCCTTGGGGACTCAGTGGCCAAGGCCTCATACCTGCAATGCCAGGGCAGTGCATGCCACGTACAGTGACCTCTGAAGAACCCCAAAACATCGAGACATCCACGCCTTCACTGTCTCAGTTGCCATGAGGCTGTGCTGCCCCACAAATAGTATCAGGAGACCCAGATCCCAAGCCAGGGGGGCAAGGATGCTGCAGTCCTGCAGAGCAGCCAGCCATCCTTGGCGGGCATCTAGGGGGAGTTCAAGAAGGGGACAAAAGATCAAGAAAGTTTCAGGAAACACCCCCTACCCTAATCTCCTCTTGGGGGTCCCAGGCCATGTCCTTTAATGCTTTCAAAAGCCTTAATGCTTCCTCTCCTGGTTTTTCCCATATTGCTTTTccattctctgccctttcccttttccccaggCCTCCTTcagagtggggaggaggattCCTTCAATCACAAAAGGCTTGGCTGGAGAGGCCACCATTGGACTGATCCTCGTGTTTTCGGTACTCCAAATGTGCCCTCTTTTTAACACTCCCCTCTCCATAGTCCTCTCTACAAAAgcactttcctttcctctgcttcttatCGCCTTTTCTCTCACCACTCAGTCCTAACTCTTCCGCCTCTCCAAACCGCTAATCCCTGAGTTCCTAATTTAGCCCTCCGGTCAGCCCTGAAGCTTCTCGGGCTTCAAGGTTCTAGTTCCCTCTCCCGGACTTCCCCTGTCATTTGTCTCGAAGCCCCGCCCTCCCTCGCTCTCGTCCGGCTCCACCTCCAGCCACAGAGCTCATCCTCGATCCCTTCCGCTCACCCGGACCCCCAGGCTCCGGGAGCCCTCCAAGAAGTGGCCGAAGAGAGGTAAAGCGCACGAACTCCACTCCGGTGCCAAAAGCCAGGATGAAAGAGGCGAGGGCAGCAGGGACGAGGAGCAGAGTTGGGGCCATGGCGACACTCGGAGGGGTTGGGAAAAGGGCGGGTATGGGATTCCCGCggccgcaggccccgcccccgcccccacctccagcctggGGTCCTGCCCAGGAAGGCGTGGCTCCTTCGCGCCGCTGCCTCTGCGTGCGTTCTCCGCGCGCTTTTTTTTCACACTGTCCCTAGGGCGGGTACCGGCGCCTTGACTGAGCCTGCGGTCGCCGCGTCATAGAAGGGAATGTTAGAATTCTGAGTGACAAGTAGAAACGTAGGCTGCTCTGCAGCCACTCGTGTGGGTTGAGTCGCAGCTCGGCTAGTTGTCTCATCTAAAATGAAGACAGTTCGTTCGTTTCTTTCAGGGTTCTTGTAGAAAACGAGAATTATAAACCCCCTTTTCTGTAACCTTAGCCACTAAACATAGCCAAAGTCAGAGGTTACAAAGCGTCGGTTAACGCTTCAAATAGGAAACGGTGAGAGAACGGAAGACTGTTGACCGAGGCTGAAAACCCAAAGGTCTGAATCACCTATTACATCTTGTTAAAAAGTTAGTGACCATTTTACCATAAAGTAATGTTTATTCTGTAACTTATTCTCTCCACTTGCCAAGGACAGAGAATTTCTCTGTAACACTTAGATTATTTCTAATAATGCCAAAGGCTGTTGATCTATAATCATGAGAATAACAATGTTAAATATTTGTGATAGAAAATTTTGTGTTGTAAACTTTGTAGTAGGTTAATTTTACCCAAGCTTGTGATAATTATGACTTTACTCTGCAAGCTCATAAGCCTGACCACCATCCACGAGTCAGAAACCGCTAAGATCTTTTGTCTGAATTTTTTCCTCCAGACCTGTTTGTAATACCTACagaataacatttttgaaaagcaaagtaaaaataagGTTTTCCTCCATCTGAATTAAACATCATGTTGCTAAGGACCTAGTCACAGTACCTATGACCATAGCAGGGACCTTAGAACATCATGTAGCGAAATCCTTCAGCTTACAGAcataagaatataaagaaaatttaccAAGATGAGAACTAAGTTGCTGCTAGTCCTGTGGGCTCATGGATGAGAAAATTGCCAGGCAGCATCCCACAGCCTTTACTTTCCTTCTGTTGGAGGATCAGTACTCCCACCCTCCTCTGAATCAGTGCTGTTGTAAACTATACCAGTCTTATGTTTTCCCTCCAGATGCACCCTTCACCCTTCTTGTTCGAGGTTGTCCCGAATGGACTAAATCAATGAAAATCACAGCTTTTATTGAGGAAGCCCTCTCTGCATAACTGCTCTCTCCTCTCAACCTTTTGGACTTAGAGGTGGTCACAATAGAGCTGTGAGTACTAGGGTACTGTAACATTATGATTTCTCTACACTCTCCCAACTTCCTTGTCATTTTCACTGTATTAAACTCTCTCCAATTATCCTAATTTGACTGTGCTGTTATTTCCTGCTAGGACCCTGATAGAAATACATTATTTGTACTACTATAGTATTCATTGGAAGTACAAGAAAAGATCTCTCTTCTCCAGAAGTTTAAACTGGGGCACTTCAATGTCACTAAGTCAAGGTGCAGATGAGTGCTAAAATGGGGGTATAGAGACAGCTAGTACTGTAAGGCGCCCCATGAACCTCAAGGCCATAGACAGTTTCACACAGTACAAGATTCTGAGTGTGCAAGGGGACtaatatttatttgggtcctactgtgctgacagctcagagcctggagcctgcttcagattctgtctccctctctctgccctttccccccttgcgcgtgtgtgctctctctctctcaaaaataaacaaacattaaaaaagagagacatgtttatatgtttaaaagtCAGCAGTATGTGGCAAATCTCATGCTCTTTCTACTACACCAAAGTTTTACAAACTTAAGTATAATTTACTTGCAGAAAAGCCACTAACTAATCACCCATCTTTGTTATTaaagtgaaattcacataacataaaaacaactattttaaaGAGAACAATCCAGTGACATTTAATACAATTCATAATGTGTGCAATCaccacctctatctagttccaaagcatttttatcattccaaaataaaaccctatacccattaagcagtcactccccatttcccccttctcccAGCTGCTGACAACCACTACTCtactctgtctctatgaatttacctATTCCAAGTATTTCATGTAGGTGGAATCATCCCAGGTgactttgtgtctggcttctttcacttagtataatgtttttgaggttcattctCAAAACATTGTAGCAAGAATTGATACTTCATctccttttatagatgaataatattctgttgtgtggatatgccacatttgtttattcacctgttaatgaatatttttcttttcaccttttggctCTAATGAAGTATAGAtatgaacatctgtgtacaaGTATTTGTTTCAACATGTGTTTTAAGTCTTTTGGGTGCACACCtactagtggaattactgggtcttTTGGTAATTCTATGTctaattttttagaaattgtCAGATTGTTTACCACAGCAGctgaaccattttatattcccaccagcaatatgtgataagggttccaatttctccacatcattgaAATCAACcaacttttaaactttaaatttaaggggcacctggatggctcaattggtggaacatgcaactcttgatcttggggttgtgagttcaagccccacagtgggtgtagagcttactttaaagacaaaaataaataaatacataaataagatgtaagattataaataaataatacataaatttaagatgttttaaaaaaacctgcACTACACCATAAGGCACagagtgaatatttatttatcacaGAAATTAAACCTAAGctctaattttataaatactgGAAAAGCAGGCCAGAAAAGTGCAAAGATCTGCTCAAAGTCAAAACTAAAGAACACTTCTAACAAGATggggtgaagagagaggaaaataatggTAGCATTCCATACCTCCAACCTCAAATTTACTCACTCCAAGCATCCCTTCAAGTTCTTGACACTAAAATTGTTTCTACTCTCTTTCAGAGGATGAATAAGAATCCCAgtcaaagagggagagagatggctTCCAAACAGGAGGCAGGACACCATGTGTGCCACACAGCAGTAAGTACATCAGTCCTGCTAAGGGCAGCCACTTATGATATCTGAGAATGGGATTACCCATCTCTAAGTGGCCATTTGAGAAATCTGTGTCTCATCAGGTGACCCAGCTGCCTCCCACTCCTTGTGTCTCAATCTAAACATTGAGTGACCACTGACATGCTCCAACTCCTGGGCTGTAGTGTCTTTGTGGAGATGGTAAATAGACCTGAATAGCTTATAGGAGGCCCCTCCCTTCTCAAAGATGGGAGgggtctctgcctcagtttccccttctagACAGCAGAGGGCTCTGGCTGTCCCCCACTGATATCATTATGGAACCCCAGCTGGGGTCCCTATTCAGTGCTGACTCCCCCCTCCTAGCAGCTGCTCTTCCAAACACAcccctcctcctgctgccccaGCCCTTGATACTGGCTGGCCTTCCCCCACACACAGTCCACGAGATGGGCTCctgagaccctcccccagcaAAGGGCTGCCTGCAGCTcattctggagagagagagcaggcaaaaacTTGGACTGGCAGATAGAGGCCTGGGGAGTCagagtgcctcagtttcctcctcaatAGCAACTGAGTATTTATAGTATCTGAAAGCAGGCTTGATACTTGATGGCACAAATGTAGACTTCATCTCCTTTCCCGCTTCCTGCAGGAAGCAGGATGGGGGCAGGTAGCACCTGGTAGGCAGGATGgtttgcccctccctcctccatcccttcTGGAAGTTTTGGGGCCTTAGTGCCTGCAACAGCCAGCCTTGGGCAAATAAAAGACTAGGttgtttactaaaaaaaaaaaaaccaaaaaaaaacaaccaaaaaaaaaaaaacccaactgtgGCTAAAATCtcattatctttttgtttatCCATAAGCCTTTTTAGCCCCACCCATGTTCCAAGACAAATCAGGTCAGTATACCCCAATTCTTTCTAAAGCCCTAGGTTCTTTCTTCCAAATCTTTTCTAACACTTTATTTACTGGTCTGGGAGGGAAAACAGTAAGTACTGTGGTGATGTTTTCACGAGGATGACATTTCCAAAGTGGAGAGGATGAAGGCCTCTGGCTTGGCTTCCTGCTTCAGCACTCCTGTCAGCAGGAACTCAGGTGAGAGAATGGGCAGCCCAACCCGAAATGGAATAGAGCATCGAGAGAAGTCCTGGGAGCATGTAATCACAACTCTCTGAGGctgggaaagacagagagcaaagaCAAAGTCATGGGTGAAAAACAATCCTAGAAATAGGTTTGGAGTCCACAAATCAGTTTCAGCATCGCTACAATATACCTCCTGATAGGAAGCACACTTGCTGGAAGTACTCTTCCCAGAAAAACTGAACCTGAATTTAttcaagcttttaaaattaactaCAATTTACAAGGAATGTAAGAGATGGAAGAACAAGATAAATTACACAGCAAAGGAGCAAATAGAAAAACCCAGACTGGAACATTCTAAAGAACAACTGACATAGTTTCTGCAGGAAGTCAATGGAATAAGAAAGgctgggtgggttggggggggatCTTCTAGAGTAAAAGAGAATTAAGAGACATGCAAttgtgaggggagcctgggtggctcagtcagttaagcaacttatttcagctcaagtcatgatctcaggggtgatgagatggagccctgagttggggctctgtgctgttagggcagggcctgcttgggatcctctctctctgccccttcctgctcacatgtgcaagcatactctctctcaaaaataaacaggggtgcctgagtggctcagttggttaagcctccaactttggctcaggtcatgatctcacagttcgtgggtttgagccccgcctcaggctctgtgttgagagctgagagcctggagccagcttcagattctgtctctttctgcccctaccctgcttgcactgt
Protein-coding sequences here:
- the NRM gene encoding nurim isoform X2 gives rise to the protein MAPTLLLVPAALASFILAFGTGVEFVRFTSLRPLLGGLPEPGGPDARQGWLAALQDCSILAPLAWDLGLLILFVGQHSLMATETVKAWMSRCFGVLQRSLYVACTALALQVYYHVLGLGEPLALKSPRALRLFSHLRHPVCVELLTVLWVVPTLGTDRLLLALLLTLYLGLAHGLDQQDLRYLRAQLQRKLNLLSRPQEGEAE
- the NRM gene encoding nurim isoform X1 yields the protein MAPTLLLVPAALASFILAFGTGVEFVRFTSLRPLLGGLPEPGGPDARQGWLAALQDCSILAPLAWDLGLLILFVGQHSLMATETVKAWMSRCFGVLQRSLYVACTALALQLVMRYWEPVPRGPVLWEARAEPWATWVPLLCFVLHVIAWLLIFSILLVFDYAELMGLKQVYYHVLGLGEPLALKSPRALRLFSHLRHPVCVELLTVLWVVPTLGTDRLLLALLLTLYLGLAHGLDQQDLRYLRAQLQRKLNLLSRPQEGEAE